One Pirellulales bacterium DNA segment encodes these proteins:
- a CDS encoding helix-turn-helix transcriptional regulator: MLTVDTSAVRAYKQALRRVGKWLESLPKETANDLCDLFQMYAKAKEDGDEEELEKVNQAIREILLPDSLKDGVNAKFFDEQPNVRARLDAYRAKVGLEIKKRREKLRMTQAELAEKAGIPQSHVSRLECGKHVPTHITMEKIARALKTKPSRLDPGFIDDDE, translated from the coding sequence ATGCTGACGGTTGACACAAGTGCCGTGCGCGCATACAAGCAAGCGCTCAGGCGTGTAGGAAAATGGCTAGAAAGTTTGCCGAAGGAGACGGCGAATGACTTGTGTGACCTATTCCAAATGTATGCGAAAGCCAAGGAGGACGGCGACGAGGAGGAATTGGAAAAGGTTAATCAGGCTATTCGAGAAATCCTTTTGCCAGATTCCCTGAAAGACGGAGTTAATGCGAAATTTTTCGATGAACAACCGAACGTCAGGGCGAGGCTAGATGCATATCGTGCAAAGGTTGGATTGGAAATCAAAAAACGCCGGGAAAAGCTGCGTATGACACAAGCTGAACTGGCGGAAAAGGCTGGAATTCCACAAAGTCATGTGAGTAGGTTAGAGTGCGGAAAGCATGTTCCAACCCACATTACAATGGAGAAGATTGCGAGAGCGCTCAAAACGAAACCGTCACGACTAGACCCGGGGTTTATCGATGACGATGAATAA
- a CDS encoding DUF5703 domain-containing protein, with protein sequence MTGGDLDYDTPTTRSEEGQPIGNGRMGSLVWTTLSALHFQINRDDVFAENSYTTSFPKQDSDYASGCGYVDINLSDAGDDVFSGQTFHQHLSLYDGLMTVQGSGVTARIVACPLHDVMAVEIDDQRPQPAAINIDLRMLRYAIQNITGKNFQLAKNHTVEYHTAEQTATSKLDIRDGNILLTQQFREGDFYDASAVAIRVVGRPSKARYLNESTVQLSAAPGKGQFTILIASAASMRPDDDAAALALAQFHPLEQSDFAAYSADAQNWWHDFWSHGFVSMHSADGQADFVAANYTYFLYLMASSSRGAYPPRFGGMLWYTNGDMRRWGSQYWWANTNAYYSNLMPANRMELLDPVFSLYSGMLDACKLAAQQQWGSQGVWIPEITFFNGPEKLPDDIAAELQELMLVKKPYDNRSAKFQWWAETKNRHNSRWNFLADGHWDHGHYVVPTKDAGIFGHCTHILCDAAKIGALFYDRYEFTQDQTWLRERAYPIIQGAAEFYRNFPNVKLGDDNKYHIYHVNNNESGWDTGDTPNEIAGMRLAFSTAIKASTRLGVDEDLRGKWQEMLDHLAPASNPGRGRRPAETERSNSPNPPATNGSPENAPRKATGGGRGGNRPFGSFVYGGPGAIPANEPEAQLKAKFLGFNALGSFIDPTGDGSAQIFRNRLRLREGPGAIDCEHIAGLAIGIHSTLLASSMADDGKPQIEVFTSLWPRSWDCAFKLLARGGFLVSSSVKNHDIEFVEIISQLGGPCRLKNPWPESKITFQRNGVAAETLQGPSLTFDTAPGEKIVLLPAGPTGDQKAASHSP encoded by the coding sequence GTGACCGGCGGCGATCTCGATTACGACACGCCCACCACGCGTAGTGAAGAGGGCCAGCCCATTGGCAACGGCCGCATGGGAAGCCTGGTCTGGACCACTCTATCGGCCCTGCACTTTCAAATCAATCGCGACGATGTGTTCGCCGAAAACAGCTACACCACCAGTTTTCCCAAGCAAGACAGCGATTACGCCAGCGGTTGCGGCTATGTCGATATCAACCTAAGCGACGCCGGCGACGATGTGTTTTCCGGCCAGACGTTCCATCAGCACTTATCTCTGTACGACGGCCTGATGACGGTCCAAGGCAGCGGCGTGACTGCCCGCATCGTGGCTTGTCCATTGCACGATGTCATGGCCGTGGAAATTGACGACCAGCGCCCGCAACCTGCGGCCATCAATATCGACCTGCGGATGCTCCGCTACGCCATTCAAAACATTACCGGCAAAAATTTCCAGTTGGCCAAAAACCACACCGTGGAGTATCACACCGCGGAACAAACCGCCACTAGCAAACTGGATATCCGCGATGGCAACATTCTGTTGACGCAGCAATTTCGCGAAGGCGATTTTTACGACGCATCCGCCGTCGCCATTCGTGTGGTCGGTCGCCCATCGAAGGCGCGGTATTTGAACGAATCGACCGTGCAGCTTTCCGCTGCGCCGGGCAAAGGTCAATTCACCATCCTGATTGCCAGCGCCGCCAGCATGCGGCCGGATGACGATGCCGCCGCGCTGGCGCTGGCACAATTCCATCCACTAGAGCAAAGCGATTTTGCCGCGTACTCCGCCGACGCCCAAAACTGGTGGCACGATTTTTGGTCCCACGGCTTCGTCAGCATGCACAGCGCCGATGGCCAGGCCGATTTTGTCGCCGCGAATTACACCTATTTTTTGTACCTCATGGCCAGCAGTTCCCGCGGCGCTTACCCGCCTCGCTTTGGCGGCATGCTGTGGTATACCAACGGCGATATGCGCCGCTGGGGTTCGCAATATTGGTGGGCCAACACGAATGCCTATTACAGCAACCTCATGCCGGCCAATCGCATGGAATTGCTGGACCCGGTGTTTTCGCTCTACTCCGGCATGCTCGATGCCTGCAAGCTGGCGGCGCAGCAGCAATGGGGTTCGCAAGGCGTGTGGATTCCCGAAATCACTTTTTTCAATGGGCCAGAGAAACTGCCCGATGATATTGCCGCAGAGTTGCAGGAATTGATGCTCGTTAAAAAACCGTATGACAATCGGTCTGCAAAATTTCAATGGTGGGCCGAAACCAAAAATCGGCATAACTCGCGCTGGAATTTTTTGGCCGACGGGCATTGGGATCACGGCCATTACGTGGTGCCCACGAAAGATGCCGGCATTTTCGGCCACTGCACGCACATTTTGTGCGACGCGGCCAAAATCGGCGCGCTGTTTTACGATCGCTACGAATTCACGCAGGACCAAACGTGGCTGCGCGAGCGGGCATATCCCATCATTCAGGGCGCAGCCGAGTTTTACCGCAATTTTCCCAACGTGAAGCTGGGCGATGATAACAAGTATCACATTTACCACGTGAACAACAACGAAAGCGGCTGGGATACCGGCGACACCCCCAACGAAATTGCCGGCATGCGACTTGCCTTTTCCACGGCCATCAAAGCTTCGACCCGTTTGGGCGTCGATGAAGATTTGCGCGGCAAGTGGCAGGAGATGCTCGACCATTTGGCCCCGGCTTCCAATCCCGGCCGTGGTCGCCGGCCAGCCGAAACGGAGCGCAGCAACTCGCCAAACCCGCCGGCGACAAACGGCTCCCCAGAAAATGCCCCCCGCAAGGCAACCGGGGGAGGCCGCGGCGGCAATCGGCCGTTTGGATCGTTCGTATATGGCGGACCGGGCGCCATTCCTGCCAACGAACCGGAAGCTCAGCTCAAAGCCAAATTCCTCGGCTTCAACGCGCTGGGAAGTTTTATTGATCCCACAGGCGACGGCAGTGCTCAAATTTTCCGCAACCGGCTGCGGCTGCGTGAAGGTCCCGGCGCCATCGATTGCGAGCACATCGCCGGCCTGGCCATAGGCATTCACTCCACATTGCTGGCCAGCTCCATGGCCGACGATGGCAAACCGCAAATCGAAGTGTTTACCAGCCTTTGGCCGCGTAGTTGGGATTGCGCTTTTAAGCTGCTGGCGCGCGGCGGATTTCTCGTCAGTTCGTCGGTGAAAAACCACGACATCGAATTCGTCGAAATCATTTCGCAACTGGGCGGGCCGTGCCGGCTGAAAAATCCGTGGCCCGAAAGCAAAATAACTTTCCAGCGCAATGGCGTGGCCGCGGAAACTCTGCAAGGACCGTCGTTGACTTTCGACACGGCGCCGGGCGAAAAAATTGTGCTGCTGCCGGCAGGCCCAACCGGCGACCAGAAGGCAGCTTCCCATTCGCCTTAA
- a CDS encoding DUF6531 domain-containing protein yields the protein MPTAPATGEISTGGGNESDFAHAGTLVQAVTNESQYNWTVEVDFYGDYLINDRGIARTEHGLIGAASNLPMSAYMYDPLYVYWNSGNALLDPYSEIGGSSHLINADTTGNFSVNVIISDPSGHQNVETFFRPLNTDMAIGLNAGQVTNQYVSILQSETNFVEQTVDNNSGLTFDQFDISRVLALSTYTYFSETDEAQTVANNLFQTIRGYGNPTLAVASCSQSLETVNDSRQLPNLPQNLTISVPLIGDDPISINPDAHNKQQSFALIAISFSSLESELWQQLANNDAYSTVRGLQLANEVGVTVTAMTQSNWNQATWKSALTAGEQSAIQTAFTDGASEIITPENDYKLGGLDWVGFYAVTLNQGNVTVGIHAVIADQNGDSYLGGATNIFTTPADPQSAPGQTFIGPNSTAASAGVVNGANGALLLNVTDINVPTAGLALTFSRHYDSTTKGQTNLSNTLTLGDSWWGTYADRVSAGSGTSINWTNGDGVVLNFTNPSSGLYQNPVAVFGEFRKNSDGTYQFTDKNGLTYKFRSLTGSNPGVLFEIRDLHGNELVITPNGNGLPSTVQSKPAGSASSVAQLTFSYGTNSQLTKIEVDTATTTRTWTYSVAVVNSTNDELNEVTSPTDPTSGDTLEYAYTYIASPVPNATPAFLLF from the coding sequence TTGCCGACGGCACCAGCCACGGGAGAAATTAGCACAGGCGGAGGCAATGAGAGTGACTTCGCTCATGCCGGCACGCTTGTTCAAGCAGTTACAAATGAAAGTCAATACAATTGGACAGTCGAGGTCGATTTCTATGGCGACTATCTGATAAACGACCGGGGGATCGCTCGAACCGAACACGGTTTGATCGGCGCAGCATCGAATTTACCGATGTCAGCCTATATGTATGACCCGCTTTATGTGTATTGGAACAGCGGGAACGCACTGCTCGATCCCTATTCGGAAATCGGAGGATCGTCGCACTTGATTAATGCCGATACGACAGGCAACTTCAGTGTCAATGTCATCATTTCTGATCCGTCTGGCCATCAAAATGTCGAAACTTTTTTTAGGCCACTCAATACGGATATGGCTATTGGTCTTAACGCTGGTCAAGTGACCAATCAATACGTTTCAATTCTTCAATCTGAAACCAATTTTGTCGAGCAGACCGTCGACAACAATAGTGGCCTGACATTTGACCAGTTTGATATTTCCCGAGTGCTTGCTCTGTCGACGTATACCTATTTTTCAGAAACCGATGAAGCTCAGACAGTCGCCAACAACTTGTTTCAAACAATTCGAGGTTATGGGAACCCGACCTTGGCAGTCGCGAGTTGTAGTCAATCGCTTGAGACTGTCAATGATTCGCGGCAACTTCCAAATCTGCCACAGAACTTGACCATCAGCGTTCCATTAATCGGCGACGATCCGATATCCATCAATCCGGACGCGCACAACAAGCAGCAGAGCTTTGCCTTGATTGCTATCAGCTTTTCTTCCTTAGAAAGCGAACTCTGGCAGCAATTGGCCAACAATGATGCCTATTCAACTGTCCGCGGACTCCAATTAGCAAACGAAGTTGGAGTAACTGTCACCGCGATGACTCAGTCTAATTGGAATCAAGCTACGTGGAAGAGCGCGCTGACAGCGGGTGAGCAAAGTGCGATCCAAACCGCGTTCACCGATGGCGCGTCGGAAATCATAACGCCAGAAAATGATTACAAACTGGGGGGCCTCGACTGGGTTGGATTTTACGCTGTAACTTTGAATCAAGGAAACGTTACGGTTGGGATTCATGCGGTCATTGCCGATCAAAACGGCGATAGTTATTTAGGCGGCGCGACGAACATCTTTACCACTCCTGCTGATCCGCAATCTGCGCCGGGACAAACTTTTATCGGTCCCAATTCGACCGCTGCAAGTGCCGGTGTGGTGAATGGCGCCAATGGAGCGCTCTTGCTGAATGTAACCGACATTAATGTTCCGACGGCGGGCCTCGCCCTCACCTTTTCCCGCCACTACGACTCGACTACCAAGGGCCAAACCAACCTAAGCAATACTCTCACTCTCGGAGACAGTTGGTGGGGCACCTATGCTGATCGTGTTTCCGCAGGAAGTGGCACTTCAATCAATTGGACAAATGGCGATGGAGTTGTCCTTAACTTCACTAACCCGAGCTCCGGTCTATACCAGAATCCGGTTGCGGTTTTCGGTGAATTTCGGAAAAACAGCGATGGTACTTACCAGTTCACCGACAAGAATGGACTGACCTACAAATTCAGAAGCCTTACTGGCTCCAATCCTGGTGTTCTATTTGAGATTCGTGATCTGCATGGAAACGAATTGGTAATTACTCCGAATGGAAATGGCCTGCCCAGTACTGTTCAGTCCAAACCGGCGGGCTCCGCCAGTAGTGTTGCACAACTTACTTTTAGCTATGGGACGAATTCGCAGTTAACCAAAATCGAGGTTGACACGGCAACCACCACGCGAACTTGGACATACTCTGTAGCTGTTGTAAACTCGACTAACGACGAGCTTAACGAGGTCACGAGTCCCACCGATCCTACCAGCGGCGATACTCTCGAATATGCCTACACTTACATTGCTTCACCCGTGCCAAATGCAACGCCAGCATTTTTGCTTTTTTAG
- a CDS encoding rhamnogalacturonan lyase B N-terminal domain-containing protein: MARRFITRYQAKRARRALPFNRHTAVEQLERHDLLAFGLTTSTNLYTVDTGAGLVFSVARTTANSAAVGDLTSTIFDSTQLEASHSVTARYSHYESGLGGHCAPLAGNLIIAQS, translated from the coding sequence ATGGCGCGGCGTTTTATTACTCGTTATCAGGCAAAACGCGCGCGCCGAGCATTGCCCTTCAACCGGCACACGGCCGTGGAACAACTGGAACGCCACGATCTGTTGGCTTTTGGCCTGACGACCAGCACGAACTTGTACACGGTCGATACCGGGGCGGGCCTGGTCTTTTCGGTCGCGCGCACTACGGCCAATAGTGCAGCGGTCGGCGATTTGACCTCGACGATATTTGACAGCACGCAATTGGAGGCCAGCCACAGCGTCACCGCTCGCTATTCGCACTATGAATCAGGCTTAGGCGGGCACTGCGCACCGCTGGCAGGCAACCTGATTATCGCGCAATCGTGA